Proteins from one Cystobacter ferrugineus genomic window:
- a CDS encoding cysteine synthase A, which yields MAPRIGSLWDSVGNTPLLRIGSLSRLTGCHILGKAEFMNPGGSIKDRAAKGMIRRAEEEGRLTPGSTIIEGTAGNTGIGLGLLGRERGYRVAVTMPDNQVREKYEYLEAMGVEVIKVPAVPFSNPSHFYHRARALAEERGWVWMNQFENTANGDFHYETTGPELWEQCEGRVDVLVSSVGSGGTLSGVSRYLKEKNPGLRVVLVDPHGSGLYCQVREGKMEGSGSSITEGIGIMRLTENFRRARVDEAMRLSDQQMIEMLYHLAREDALVVGTSAALNVRAAYEVARQHLGQGLRIVTLLCDHGSRYSSRVFNPDFLASKQLEVKPLPPPEAPV from the coding sequence ATGGCACCCCGCATTGGCTCGCTCTGGGACTCGGTTGGAAACACGCCGCTGCTGCGCATCGGCTCGCTCTCGCGCCTCACCGGCTGTCACATCCTCGGCAAGGCCGAGTTCATGAACCCCGGCGGCAGCATCAAGGATCGCGCCGCCAAGGGGATGATCCGCCGGGCGGAAGAGGAAGGACGGCTCACTCCCGGCAGCACCATCATCGAGGGGACCGCCGGCAACACGGGCATCGGACTGGGGCTGCTCGGCCGCGAGCGAGGCTACCGCGTCGCCGTCACCATGCCCGACAACCAGGTGCGCGAGAAGTACGAGTACCTGGAGGCCATGGGCGTGGAGGTCATCAAGGTCCCCGCGGTGCCCTTCTCCAATCCCTCGCACTTCTACCACCGCGCCCGCGCGCTCGCCGAGGAGCGCGGCTGGGTGTGGATGAACCAGTTCGAGAACACCGCCAATGGTGACTTCCACTACGAGACCACCGGGCCGGAGCTGTGGGAGCAGTGCGAGGGCCGCGTGGACGTGCTCGTCAGCTCCGTGGGCAGCGGTGGAACCCTCTCCGGCGTGAGCCGCTACCTCAAGGAGAAGAACCCAGGCCTGCGCGTGGTGCTGGTGGATCCGCACGGCTCGGGGCTCTACTGCCAGGTGCGCGAGGGGAAGATGGAGGGCTCGGGCAGCTCCATCACCGAGGGCATCGGCATCATGCGCCTCACGGAGAACTTCCGCCGCGCGCGGGTGGATGAGGCGATGCGCCTGTCGGATCAGCAGATGATCGAGATGCTCTACCACCTGGCCCGCGAGGACGCGCTGGTGGTGGGTACCTCGGCGGCCCTCAACGTGCGCGCGGCCTACGAGGTGGCCCGGCAACACCTCGGCCAGGGGCTGCGCATCGTCACCCTGCTGTGCGATCACGGCAGCCGCTACAGCTCGCGGGTGTTCAACCCGGACTTCCTCGCCTCCAAACAGCTCGAGGTGAAGCCCCTGCCGCCTCCCGAGGCCCCGGTCTGA
- a CDS encoding YncE family protein translates to MNTQQVGVSLCRWCARAVSLFSAVSMLVSFSAAAQTPMRDVLLVGNNWDGTADVIDVRTYQRLKRINVIPDQSERMQEILLDPARLTYFLLIREQVGEGHDQFVDDMFASKDGQVIYVSRPSFADVVAIHVGTGKIQWRTRVDGQRADHMAISPDGTRLAVSASTANRVNIIDTASGSIVGSFSAGDNPHENNYSRDGSKIFNASIGFVYTPFDTPELDGTKGERFLQIVDARTLQILKKINVRQKLAALGMPDMSASVRPMALSPDERFLYFQVSFFHGFVEYDLQEDLVTRLAHLPVSEEAQALRRDQYLLDSAHHGLAMSGDGTKLCVAGTMSNYAAIVSRETLRYRIHPLGARTYWATTSADGNYCFVSVAGDDTVSVLSYATEQEVARIPVGDHPQRARTAKLAAPLFP, encoded by the coding sequence ATGAATACCCAGCAAGTGGGCGTGAGCCTGTGCCGATGGTGCGCTCGAGCCGTTTCGTTGTTCTCCGCCGTATCGATGTTGGTTTCTTTCAGTGCCGCCGCCCAGACGCCGATGCGCGACGTCCTGTTGGTTGGCAACAACTGGGACGGGACCGCCGACGTCATTGACGTGCGGACCTACCAGCGGCTGAAGCGCATCAACGTGATTCCGGACCAGAGCGAGCGGATGCAGGAGATCCTGCTCGACCCCGCGCGCCTGACGTACTTCCTGCTCATCCGCGAGCAGGTGGGCGAGGGCCACGATCAGTTCGTGGATGACATGTTCGCCTCGAAGGACGGGCAGGTCATCTACGTCTCGCGACCCAGCTTCGCGGACGTCGTGGCCATCCATGTAGGCACCGGCAAGATCCAGTGGCGGACGCGGGTCGACGGTCAGCGCGCCGACCACATGGCCATCTCGCCGGATGGCACCCGGCTCGCCGTCTCGGCCTCGACGGCCAATCGCGTGAACATCATCGACACCGCCTCGGGGAGCATCGTCGGCTCCTTCTCCGCGGGGGACAACCCGCACGAGAACAACTACTCCCGCGACGGCAGCAAGATCTTCAATGCCAGCATCGGCTTCGTCTACACGCCCTTCGATACCCCAGAGCTGGACGGCACCAAGGGTGAGCGCTTTCTCCAGATCGTCGATGCGCGCACGCTGCAGATCCTCAAGAAGATAAACGTGCGCCAGAAGCTCGCCGCGCTCGGGATGCCCGACATGAGTGCGTCGGTCCGGCCGATGGCGCTTTCCCCCGACGAGCGGTTCCTCTACTTCCAGGTGTCGTTCTTCCACGGCTTCGTGGAGTACGACCTGCAGGAGGATCTCGTGACGCGGCTTGCCCACCTGCCGGTCTCCGAGGAGGCCCAGGCGCTGCGTCGTGACCAGTACCTCCTCGACTCCGCCCACCACGGACTCGCGATGAGCGGCGATGGGACCAAGCTCTGCGTGGCGGGAACGATGTCCAACTACGCGGCGATCGTCTCACGCGAGACGCTCCGCTACCGCATCCACCCGCTCGGCGCGCGGACCTACTGGGCGACCACCAGCGCCGACGGTAACTACTGCTTTGTCTCGGTGGCTGGCGACGACACCGTGTCGGTCCTCTCCTACGCGACCGAGCAGGAGGTGGCGCGAATCCCCGTCGGCGACCACCCACAGCGTGCGCGCACCGCGAAACTCGCGGCGCCGCTCTTCCCCTGA
- a CDS encoding aldo/keto reductase, whose amino-acid sequence MEKRVLGSTGVAVPVIGQGTWQMEEDDPESAIRALRAGLDLGLTHLDTAELYGQGRVEEDIVSKAIAGRRDEVFLVSKVMPSNATEKGTVAACERSLERLRTDRLDCYLLHWPGSHPLEGTVRAFERLVKEGKVRSWGVSNFDVDELEEVLAIAGPGRIACNQVLYHLEERAIEHSVIPWCEQQGVAVVAYSPFGSGNFPEPESPGGRVLEAIARVHGVTPRQVALRFLVRRPSLFAIPKASREAHVRDNAAAATLTLTEAELRRIDEAFPLGPEPDSLPVI is encoded by the coding sequence ATGGAGAAGCGCGTCTTGGGAAGCACCGGTGTGGCGGTCCCCGTCATCGGGCAGGGCACCTGGCAGATGGAGGAGGATGACCCGGAGAGCGCCATCCGGGCCCTCAGGGCCGGGTTGGACCTCGGCCTGACCCACCTCGACACCGCCGAGCTCTACGGCCAGGGCCGCGTGGAGGAGGACATCGTGTCCAAGGCCATCGCGGGCCGCCGCGACGAGGTGTTCCTCGTGTCCAAGGTGATGCCCTCCAACGCCACCGAGAAGGGCACCGTCGCCGCGTGCGAGCGGAGCCTCGAGCGGCTGCGCACCGACCGGCTCGACTGCTACCTCCTGCACTGGCCCGGCTCCCACCCGCTGGAAGGCACCGTGCGCGCCTTCGAGCGGCTGGTGAAGGAGGGCAAGGTGCGCTCCTGGGGCGTGAGCAACTTCGACGTGGACGAGCTCGAGGAGGTGCTGGCGATCGCCGGGCCGGGCCGCATCGCGTGCAACCAGGTGCTCTACCACCTGGAGGAGCGCGCCATCGAGCACTCGGTCATCCCCTGGTGTGAGCAACAGGGCGTGGCCGTCGTGGCCTACAGCCCGTTTGGCAGCGGGAACTTCCCCGAGCCGGAGAGCCCGGGCGGACGCGTGCTCGAGGCCATCGCCCGCGTCCATGGCGTCACGCCCCGCCAGGTGGCGCTGCGCTTCCTCGTGCGCCGGCCCTCCCTCTTCGCCATCCCCAAGGCCAGCCGCGAGGCGCACGTGCGCGACAACGCCGCGGCCGCCACCCTCACGCTCACCGAGGCGGAGCTGCGCCGCATCGACGAGGCCTTCCCCCTCGGGCCCGAGCCCGACTCCCTGCCCGTCATCTGA
- a CDS encoding dCTP deaminase yields the protein MILTGNEIERAVRDGRIDLEPFDPDLLNPNSYNYRLGAEIVELRSDVIDLRGEQRTVKVSIPPEGFRLEPRRVYLGTTLEVIGSDSFVPSLIGRSSLGRLGLFLQITADLGHLGTRHRWTLELKVVQPLIVYPGMRIGQVSFWKPEGADLLEGARYIQQTHSYAHFSEPQPSMFHKLLDDQT from the coding sequence ATGATTCTCACCGGCAATGAAATCGAGCGGGCGGTCCGGGATGGGCGCATCGACCTGGAGCCTTTCGACCCCGACCTGCTCAATCCCAACAGCTACAACTACCGGCTTGGCGCCGAGATCGTGGAGCTTCGCAGCGATGTCATCGACCTGAGAGGGGAGCAACGTACCGTCAAGGTGAGCATTCCCCCCGAGGGGTTCCGACTGGAGCCGCGGCGCGTCTATCTGGGAACGACGCTCGAGGTCATCGGTAGCGACTCGTTCGTGCCCAGCCTGATCGGGCGCTCGTCGCTGGGACGGCTGGGATTGTTCCTGCAAATCACCGCGGACCTCGGACATCTGGGCACGCGCCATCGCTGGACGTTGGAACTGAAAGTGGTGCAACCACTCATTGTCTACCCAGGGATGCGCATCGGGCAGGTGTCCTTCTGGAAGCCCGAAGGTGCCGACCTGCTAGAGGGAGCCCGTTACATCCAGCAGACCCATAGCTACGCGCACTTCTCCGAGCCGCAACCGAGCATGTTCCACAAGCTCCTGGACGACCAGACATGA
- a CDS encoding glycosyltransferase family 4 protein, with translation MRILTGIDIPFVPFGGSPLLCNDWYSELPPDVQVRFLTLAPPEGVDRWWTMEDVHFLDALKARTPEGFDVYVQQLRREVARHVAEFRPTLIHCQHLNFGLSRAFAEEAVDIPKVGICHGTDVLSAIQSEFFLANMQAIRTRMDVLFFPTRHMAEDYFSVDPCELEHVVLPHGIPDRLYAPRSAEVERRPGKTPTLRVLFAGRLTPWKGADIAVSAMRYLSEDVHLTVIGGEETPGYLEQMRAETSAHALEARVRFEGHLPRETLVERFSEFDIIVIPSRRVEAFSLTAVEAQARGLVVVCASTGGITDAVGESAVRLRENTPEVLAEALGRLRDEPSLRDVYRTRGYHNAERHRMSVIRPRFFTLSQEYIQRADATASHSKRCG, from the coding sequence ATGAGGATCCTCACCGGCATCGACATCCCTTTCGTGCCTTTTGGCGGAAGCCCCCTCCTCTGCAACGATTGGTACAGCGAGCTGCCACCCGACGTGCAGGTGCGCTTCCTCACGCTGGCACCGCCGGAGGGCGTGGACCGATGGTGGACGATGGAGGACGTGCACTTCCTGGACGCCCTGAAGGCGCGTACACCCGAGGGCTTCGACGTGTACGTGCAGCAACTCCGGCGCGAGGTGGCACGCCACGTGGCGGAATTCCGCCCTACCCTCATCCACTGCCAGCACCTGAACTTCGGCTTGTCGCGCGCCTTCGCGGAAGAAGCGGTGGACATCCCCAAGGTGGGCATCTGCCACGGCACCGATGTCCTGAGTGCGATCCAATCCGAGTTCTTCCTCGCGAACATGCAAGCCATCCGCACGCGCATGGATGTGCTGTTTTTTCCGACGCGGCACATGGCAGAGGACTACTTCTCCGTCGACCCCTGTGAACTTGAGCACGTCGTGTTGCCGCACGGAATTCCCGACCGGCTCTACGCGCCCCGATCCGCGGAGGTGGAGCGTCGGCCAGGGAAAACGCCCACCCTGCGCGTGCTGTTCGCCGGGAGGCTTACTCCCTGGAAAGGGGCGGACATCGCGGTTTCAGCCATGCGCTACCTCTCGGAGGATGTGCACCTGACCGTGATTGGCGGAGAGGAAACTCCAGGCTACCTCGAGCAGATGCGCGCAGAGACGAGCGCACACGCGCTGGAGGCGCGGGTCCGTTTCGAGGGGCATCTTCCCCGCGAGACCCTGGTCGAGCGTTTCTCGGAGTTCGATATCATCGTCATCCCCTCGCGACGGGTGGAGGCGTTCTCGCTGACCGCTGTCGAGGCGCAAGCACGAGGACTCGTGGTGGTGTGCGCGAGCACGGGTGGCATCACCGACGCGGTGGGCGAGTCCGCGGTGCGGCTCAGGGAGAACACGCCCGAGGTGTTGGCCGAGGCACTCGGGCGGCTGCGCGATGAACCCTCGCTGCGTGACGTCTACCGCACTCGGGGCTACCACAACGCGGAGCGGCACCGCATGTCGGTCATCCGTCCGCGCTTCTTCACGCTCTCCCAGGAGTACATCCAGCGCGCGGACGCAACAGCGAGCCACTCGAAGCGGTGCGGATAG
- a CDS encoding Uma2 family endonuclease, translated as MSGSPKRKATYADLEAVPPHLVAELVDGELYASPRPASLHALAHSALLGVLYNPFHLGRGGPGGWLLLSEPELHLGEDVLVPDLAAWRRERMPEMPDVVGFTLAPDWVCEVLSPSTESLDREKKMKRYAREGVRHLWLVDPRRQSLEMYGLHGAHWEPLGTHTGPARVHAEPFTPLPLELSVLWAR; from the coding sequence ATGAGCGGCAGCCCAAAGCGCAAGGCGACCTACGCGGACCTGGAGGCAGTCCCTCCGCACCTCGTGGCGGAGCTGGTGGACGGCGAGCTGTACGCCAGTCCCCGGCCCGCTTCACTCCATGCGCTCGCGCATAGCGCGCTGCTTGGAGTGCTCTACAACCCCTTCCACCTGGGAAGGGGAGGCCCAGGCGGATGGCTGCTCCTCTCGGAGCCCGAGCTGCACCTGGGCGAGGACGTGCTGGTGCCGGACCTCGCCGCCTGGCGCCGCGAGCGCATGCCGGAGATGCCCGACGTGGTGGGCTTCACCCTCGCACCCGACTGGGTCTGCGAGGTGCTCTCTCCCTCCACGGAATCACTGGACCGGGAGAAGAAGATGAAGCGCTACGCCCGCGAGGGCGTGCGCCACCTGTGGCTGGTGGACCCGCGGCGGCAGTCCTTGGAGATGTACGGGCTGCACGGCGCGCACTGGGAGCCGCTGGGCACGCACACCGGTCCGGCCCGCGTGCATGCCGAGCCCTTCACGCCCCTCCCCCTGGAGCTGAGTGTTCTCTGGGCGAGGTGA
- the dcd gene encoding dCTP deaminase — translation MILTGPKIQQEVLSGTIRISPFCEEQVNPNSYDFRLGDTLKVYKKHVLDTKKLNETTTLHIPPEGIELRPDTLYLGHTMESVGSDKFVPVLRGKSSTGRIGLFVHITADLIDIGSYGQFTLMLHAVQPVRIYPRMRIGQVTFWTVLGDITLYQGKYQGSNGPRESEVYRDFDHREHLP, via the coding sequence ATGATTCTCACCGGACCCAAGATTCAACAAGAAGTGTTGTCGGGAACCATCCGCATCTCCCCGTTCTGCGAGGAGCAGGTCAATCCCAACTCCTACGACTTCCGGTTGGGGGACACGCTCAAGGTCTACAAGAAGCACGTGCTCGACACAAAGAAGCTCAATGAGACGACGACGCTGCACATCCCGCCCGAGGGCATCGAGTTGCGGCCCGATACGCTCTACCTGGGCCACACGATGGAGTCCGTGGGAAGCGACAAGTTCGTCCCGGTGCTGCGCGGCAAGTCGTCCACGGGCCGCATCGGTCTGTTCGTGCACATCACCGCGGATCTCATCGACATTGGCTCCTACGGGCAGTTCACGCTCATGCTCCACGCGGTACAGCCCGTGCGCATCTACCCACGCATGCGCATCGGGCAGGTGACATTCTGGACCGTGCTCGGAGACATCACTCTCTACCAAGGCAAGTACCAAGGCAGCAACGGGCCGCGCGAGTCGGAGGTGTACCGAGACTTCGATCATCGGGAGCACCTGCCATGA
- a CDS encoding response regulator, whose protein sequence is MDPGHKTSPSEPAETEAEASSPEGRKVLVVDDYDDAREMYAEYLEYLGYEVQTARDGQEAVERARESHPDVILMDLSLPVLSGWDATQQLKTDEATRDIPVMALTGHVFEPSSERAREVGCDAFVTKPALPDAVASHIQALLKKAGSKPPSR, encoded by the coding sequence ATGGACCCTGGTCACAAAACGTCCCCGTCCGAGCCGGCGGAAACCGAGGCGGAAGCATCCAGCCCGGAGGGACGCAAGGTCCTCGTGGTCGATGACTACGATGATGCCCGGGAGATGTACGCCGAGTACCTCGAGTATCTGGGCTACGAGGTGCAGACCGCTCGCGATGGACAGGAAGCGGTCGAGCGCGCGCGCGAGTCCCATCCCGACGTCATCCTGATGGACCTGTCACTGCCCGTGCTCAGTGGCTGGGACGCCACGCAACAACTCAAGACCGACGAGGCAACCCGCGACATCCCCGTGATGGCGCTCACCGGCCACGTCTTCGAGCCCTCGTCGGAGAGGGCCCGGGAAGTCGGCTGTGATGCCTTCGTCACCAAGCCCGCCCTGCCCGATGCGGTCGCCAGCCACATCCAGGCGCTCCTGAAGAAG
- a CDS encoding patatin-like phospholipase family protein → MNQDLQTVSNVASFTHPEPTSGASKWPWENLVFEGGGVKGVSYSGALRVLEEEGIYPKHIKRVAGASVGSLCATWTALGFPAQEMARILKSTDFTWLMQDARLGMVGGLFNIFRSFGMNPGARLLEFVGEHLASRTGSKDVTFAQLLERTGRELCVPITNVSRMCIEYCHPKTTPNMPVRVAVTVSMSLPVLMRPYRVFRTLGTGSGAWNEEDLYTDGGVLNNYPLRAFDGWWLSMRPEDTFLRRLHPFSRIEELADPAKTFSPPDPATLGFTAFSADDQDITSAWLADGASPPPRPDTRLSRARKAIDVAIRKRDARVADLESAFGRLLEALANVERSGDGRISRKECEDLFTSGKFSNDDAVLLFGSTNVQDIFTQLDESKDGFVDMGELQKFMDARNVDLTTRLMGGLRTRKALSVGDFMSGLLNTILASSQRKDMAPADRDRTVPIYTDYIGTSDFRLMDADYDFLVESGARYTRAFLDAYAARSQQRRV, encoded by the coding sequence ATGAACCAAGATCTGCAAACCGTGTCGAATGTTGCGTCCTTCACGCACCCGGAGCCGACGAGCGGAGCGTCGAAGTGGCCATGGGAGAACCTCGTCTTCGAGGGAGGGGGGGTCAAGGGTGTCTCATATAGTGGAGCCCTCCGGGTCCTCGAGGAGGAAGGCATCTACCCCAAGCATATCAAGCGGGTCGCGGGCGCGAGTGTCGGGAGCCTGTGCGCGACCTGGACCGCGCTGGGGTTCCCAGCGCAGGAGATGGCCAGGATCTTGAAGTCGACCGACTTCACCTGGCTCATGCAGGACGCGCGTCTGGGGATGGTCGGCGGACTCTTCAATATCTTTCGTTCTTTCGGGATGAACCCTGGCGCGCGCCTGCTCGAGTTCGTCGGAGAGCATCTCGCTTCGCGGACAGGCTCCAAGGACGTGACCTTCGCGCAGCTCCTCGAGCGGACCGGCCGGGAGCTGTGCGTGCCGATCACCAACGTGTCCCGGATGTGCATCGAGTACTGCCATCCCAAGACGACGCCGAACATGCCGGTGCGGGTCGCCGTCACCGTCAGCATGTCACTCCCGGTGCTCATGCGTCCGTACCGGGTCTTCCGGACGCTCGGTACGGGCAGTGGTGCCTGGAACGAGGAAGACCTCTACACGGACGGCGGTGTTCTCAACAACTACCCCTTGCGCGCCTTCGATGGTTGGTGGCTCTCGATGCGTCCCGAGGACACCTTCCTGCGCCGGCTGCATCCCTTCTCGCGGATCGAGGAACTCGCCGATCCGGCGAAGACGTTCTCTCCGCCCGACCCGGCGACGCTGGGGTTCACCGCGTTCAGTGCCGATGACCAGGATATCACGTCCGCCTGGCTCGCCGACGGCGCCAGCCCGCCGCCTCGCCCGGATACCAGGCTCTCCCGGGCGCGCAAGGCGATAGATGTCGCCATCCGGAAGCGGGACGCCAGGGTCGCGGACCTGGAGAGCGCCTTCGGCAGGCTCCTGGAGGCCCTGGCGAACGTCGAGCGCAGCGGAGACGGGAGGATCAGCCGGAAGGAGTGCGAGGACCTCTTCACGAGCGGCAAGTTCTCGAACGATGACGCCGTCCTGCTCTTTGGCTCGACCAACGTGCAGGACATCTTCACGCAGCTCGACGAGAGCAAAGATGGCTTCGTGGACATGGGGGAGCTGCAGAAGTTCATGGACGCGCGCAACGTCGACCTCACCACCCGCCTGATGGGAGGCCTTCGGACCAGGAAGGCCCTCTCCGTGGGCGACTTCATGTCGGGCCTGCTCAACACCATCCTCGCCTCCAGTCAGCGCAAGGATATGGCGCCGGCGGACCGGGACCGCACGGTGCCGATCTACACCGACTACATCGGCACGTCGGACTTCCGTCTCATGGATGCCGACTATGACTTCCTGGTGGAGTCGGGTGCTCGTTACACCCGGGCCTTCTTGGATGCCTACGCGGCGCGGAGCCAACAACGCAGGGTATAG
- a CDS encoding MFS transporter yields the protein MSTQIRTPRLTLAAIFVTALLDLLGSSLVLPILAPLLLRETGGMFTPGTPEATRSWVLGLLLGAFPLAQFLGAPVMGALSDGFGRRRVLRGTVLMATVGYLVCGLATHWGNVALLVAGRLVAGFMGGNIALVQAMVADLSAPEMRTRNFGLVSAASGFGFIIGPVVGGRLADSTLVPWFDFAMPFWGAAGLMALNLALVWFGIPETFSVEGGAKRPGLSATLGGLREALSVHRVRALLAVVAVMTLGWPIYVQFFPVYLIQRFGADQRQIGNFFAYVGVWMVLTQVLILRWATRRWATRSLFQCSLLGLAIIYLLLLWPRRMDVLLLLLPIQVVCEGLAWPSASALASQAVSASAQGRVLGAMASVRSLGMAVAPVVSGYIVRFHPALPTLFASTVMFLAFLGALWVLAPPKEVHVPGEKGHA from the coding sequence GTGAGCACGCAGATTCGGACGCCACGGCTGACGCTAGCGGCGATCTTCGTGACAGCCCTGTTGGATCTGCTGGGCTCGTCGCTGGTGCTGCCCATCCTGGCGCCACTGTTGCTTCGCGAGACGGGTGGCATGTTCACGCCTGGCACTCCGGAGGCAACACGCTCGTGGGTGCTGGGCCTGCTGCTGGGAGCCTTTCCACTGGCTCAGTTCCTGGGCGCGCCCGTGATGGGTGCGCTGTCCGATGGCTTCGGCCGACGGCGGGTGCTGCGCGGCACGGTGCTGATGGCGACGGTGGGCTACCTCGTATGTGGGCTGGCCACGCACTGGGGCAATGTGGCGCTCCTGGTCGCGGGACGCCTGGTGGCCGGATTCATGGGAGGCAATATCGCCCTCGTCCAGGCCATGGTCGCGGATTTGAGCGCTCCTGAAATGCGCACGCGCAACTTTGGCCTGGTCAGTGCCGCGAGCGGTTTCGGTTTCATTATCGGCCCGGTGGTAGGCGGGCGACTGGCCGATAGCACCCTGGTGCCGTGGTTTGATTTCGCCATGCCCTTCTGGGGCGCGGCGGGACTGATGGCGCTCAACCTCGCACTGGTGTGGTTTGGCATCCCCGAGACGTTCTCGGTGGAGGGTGGGGCGAAACGACCCGGTCTGAGCGCCACGTTGGGCGGACTGCGTGAGGCGCTCTCGGTTCATCGTGTGCGCGCGCTGCTCGCGGTGGTGGCCGTCATGACGCTCGGCTGGCCTATCTATGTGCAGTTCTTTCCTGTCTACCTCATCCAGCGGTTCGGCGCGGATCAGCGGCAGATCGGCAATTTCTTCGCCTATGTGGGCGTGTGGATGGTCCTCACCCAAGTGCTGATCCTGCGCTGGGCCACCCGGCGCTGGGCCACTCGGTCCTTGTTCCAGTGCAGCCTGCTGGGGTTGGCGATCATCTATCTCCTGCTGCTGTGGCCGCGGCGCATGGATGTACTGCTGCTGCTGCTGCCCATCCAGGTCGTGTGCGAGGGGCTGGCATGGCCGAGCGCCAGCGCACTCGCCTCGCAGGCCGTGAGTGCCTCGGCTCAAGGACGTGTGTTGGGAGCCATGGCGAGCGTGCGCTCGCTGGGCATGGCGGTCGCTCCCGTGGTATCCGGTTACATCGTCCGCTTCCATCCGGCCCTGCCCACGCTGTTCGCCAGCACGGTGATGTTCCTTGCCTTCCTCGGAGCGCTCTGGGTGTTGGCTCCTCCCAAGGAGGTGCATGTCCCTGGAGAGAAAGGTCACGCATGA
- a CDS encoding DUF2267 domain-containing protein: MMNEELLSDVAEHTGQAGIQDAERTVRAVLDILGERLSWPVIEAVADDLPGSLTAGLRDGVDRQDFDLAEFQARVADRMQVPLGRAVELAGVVCQFLAEALTPGTLHRLREELPEPMGALFTPRETGERLEPVHLEPSRGTLAEGRPGSTHPLSEARPERAQSQSVARTDNPHGDSKLSSATGLTQEREGETLATGHPGSNRPLSERK, from the coding sequence ATGATGAACGAGGAACTTCTGTCCGATGTGGCCGAGCACACCGGGCAGGCTGGCATCCAGGACGCCGAGCGCACCGTGCGCGCGGTGCTCGACATCCTGGGCGAGCGCTTGAGCTGGCCCGTCATCGAGGCCGTGGCGGATGACCTTCCCGGCTCTCTGACCGCGGGCTTGAGGGACGGGGTGGACCGCCAGGACTTCGACCTCGCGGAGTTCCAGGCGCGTGTCGCGGACCGGATGCAGGTGCCGCTCGGACGCGCCGTGGAACTCGCGGGCGTCGTCTGCCAGTTCCTCGCGGAGGCGCTGACCCCGGGGACGCTGCATCGGCTCCGCGAGGAACTCCCCGAGCCCATGGGGGCCCTCTTCACTCCCAGGGAGACCGGCGAGCGCCTCGAGCCCGTCCACCTCGAGCCGAGCCGCGGCACGCTCGCGGAGGGTCGACCGGGAAGCACGCATCCCCTGTCCGAGGCCAGGCCCGAGCGGGCGCAATCCCAGTCCGTGGCGCGCACGGACAATCCCCATGGGGACTCGAAGCTCTCCAGTGCCACCGGGCTCACCCAGGAGCGGGAAGGGGAGACCCTGGCGACTGGACATCCCGGGTCGAACCGTCCCCTGAGTGAGCGGAAGTGA